Within Sphingomonas piscis, the genomic segment GTAATGGGTCAGAAATCCTCTCCGGTCGGCCTCCGGCTGCAGATCAACCGCACGTGGGATAGCCGCTGGTTCGCCGAAGGCGCGGACTATGGTCGCCTGCTGCTCGAAGACCTGCAGATCCGCCGCTACATCATCAAGAACCTGCCGCAGGCCGCGATCTCCAAGGTCGTGATCGAGCGTCCGGCCAAGCTTTGCCGCATTTCCATCTATGCCGCGCGCCCCGGCGTGATCATCGGCAAGAAGGGCAGCGACATCGAGAAGCTGAAGGCCACGTTGTCGAAGATGACGAGCTCCGAAGTGAGCCTGAACATCGTCGAGATCCGTAAGCCCGAGATCGACGCCAAGCTCGTCGCCCAGGGCGTTGCCGACCAATTGGAGCGCCGTATCGCGTTCCGCCGTGCCATGAAGCGCGCGGTTCAGTCGGCGCTTCGGCTGGGCGCGGAAGGCATCCGGATCACCTGCGCCGGCCGTCTCGGCGGCGCGGAAATCGCGCGCACCGAGTGGTACCGCGAAGGCCGGGTTCCGCTGCACACGCTGCGCGGCAACGTCGACTATGCTGAAGCCCAGGCGCACACCGCCTACGGTGTTTGCGGCGTCAAGGTTTGGGTCTTCAAGGGTGAGATCCTGGGTCACGACCCGCTCGCCCAGGACCGGCTGATGATGGAGGCTCAGACCTCCGGTGTCCGTCCGGCCCGCGAAGATCGCGGCAACCGGTAAGCGCGAAGGACTTAAGACATGTTGCAACCCAAGCGCACCAAGTTCCGCAAGGCCTTCAAGGGCCGCATCCATGGCAATGCCAAGGGTGGAACGGAGCTCAACTTCGGCGCCTTCGGCCTCAAGGCCATGGAGCCGGAGCGGATCACCGCCCGTCAGATCGAAGCGGCTCGCCGCGCGATCACCCGTCACATCCGCCGTCAGGGCCGGTTGTGGATCCGCATCTTCCCGGATCTTCCGGTCAGCTCCAAGCCGGCGGAAGTCCGCATGGGCTCCGGTAAGGGTGCGCCCGAATATTGGGTCGCCCGCGTGAAGCCCGGCCGCATCCTGTTCGAGCTGGACGGCGTTCCCGGTCCGCTCGCCAAGACGGCGTTCGAACGCGCCGCCGAAAAGCTGCCGATCAAGGTCAAGGTTGTCGCCCGTCTCGGCGAAACCCTGATCGAAGAGGAATAAAATTATGGCCCAGATCGACGACCTCAAGGCCGCCTCCGACGATCAGCTGCAGCAGCAGCTGTCGGAGCTGAAGCGGGAGCAGTTCAACCTGCGCTTCCAGGCCGCCACCAACCAGCTCGAGAAGCCGTCGCGGGTGCGCGAGGTGCGTCGCACCATCGCCCGCATCAAGACGCTTCAGACCCAGCGCTCCGCCGCTCAGACGGCCAAGGCGTAAGGAGTAGATATGCCAAAGCGCGTCCTCACCGGCACCGTGGTGTCCGACAAAGGCGACAAGACCGTGGTGGTCCGCGTCGAGCGGCGGGTGAAGCACCCGCTGTACGGCAAGATCATCAAGCTGTCGAAGAAGTATCACGCCCATGACGAAGGCAATGCCTTCAAACTGGGCGAGCAGGTGCGCATCGAGGAATGCGCTCCGATTTCGAAGCTGAAGACCTGGACCGTGACGGAGCGCGTCGGCGCTGCCAAGGCGGCCGAGATCGAGATCAGCGACGAAGCCGCAGTTCAGCCGGCCAAGTCGGCCAAGGGCTCCAAGGGTGCGAAGGCGTCGGCTGAAGCCGAAGACGTCGCAGCCGCGGACGCCTGAGCAGATAGATAAGAAGGTAAGGGTCGAACCATGATCCAGATGCAGTCCAACCTGGACGTAGCGGACAACAGCGGCGCCAAGCGCGTTCAGTGCATCAAGGTGCTGGGCGGCTCCAAGCGCCGGACCGCGACCGTCGGCGACATCATCGTCGTCTCGGTCAAGGAAGCCGCGCCGCGCGGCCGCGTGAAGAAGGGCGACGTTCACCGCGCAGTGATCGTTCGTACCGCCAAGGACATCCACCGTCCGGACGGTTCCACCATCCGCTTCGACGGCAATGCCGCGGTGCTGGTCAACAAGAACGAGGAGCCGATCGGCACCCGTATCTTCGGCCCGGTCGTCCGTGAGCTTCGCGCCAAGAAGCATATGAAGATCATTTCGCTTGCGCCGGAGGTCCTCTAACCATGGCCGCTGCCAAAATCCGCAAGGGCGACACCGTCGTGGTCCTGTCCGGCAAGGACAAGGGCAAGACTGGCGAAGTCGTCCGTTCGATCCCGAAGGATTCGAAGGTCGTCGTGGCCGGCGTCAACGTCGCCACCCGTCACCGCAAGGCTAGCCAGACCAACCCGCAGGGCGGTCTGGAGCGCAAGGAAGCGCCGCTTCACGTGTCCAAGGTCGCTGTTGCCGACCCGAAGACCGGCAAGGCGACGCGGGTCCGTTTCGAAACCAGGGACGGCAAGAAGGTCCGCGTGGCCGCCAAGTCCGGGGAGCTGATCAATGGCTGAAGCCAAGAAGGACGGCTACACGCCGCGCCTCAAGAAGGATTATGACGACCGCATCGCCAAGGCGATGACGGAGAAGTTCGGCTACAAGAATGCTCTTGAAGTGCCGAAGCTCGAGAAGATCGTCATCAACATGGGCGTTGGCGAAGCGACCCAGGACAAGAAGAAGGTCGAGACCGCCGCTGCCGAAATGCAGGCGATCTCCGGCCAGAAGCCTGTGGTCACCAAGGCCAAGAAATCGATCGCTCAGTTCAAGCTGCGCGAAGGCATGCCGATCGGCTGCAAGGTGACGCTCCGCCGTGAGCGCATGTACGAGTTCCTGGACCGCCTGGTCACCGTCGCGCTGCCGCGCGTCCGCGACTTCCGTGGCCTGAACCCGAAGTCGTTCGACGGCCGTGGCAACTATGCCATGGGCTTGAAGGAACAGATCATCTTCCCCGAGATCAACTACGACCAGATCGACAAGGTCCGGGTATGGACATCATCATCACCACCACCGCGAAGACGGATGAAGAGGCGCGCGAACTGCTCCGCCTGTTCAACTTCCCGTTCCCCCGCGACGAAGAGGCAAAGCAGGCCGCGTAAGCGGACCTGCGTTTAGGAGAAGAACTTAAGTCATGGCGAAACTGAGTTCGATCAACAAGAACGAGCGTCGCAAGAAGCTCGTCCAGAAGCATGCGGCGAAGTACGCGAAGCTGAAGGCGATCGCGGACGATGAGTCGAAGGACGAGACGGAGCGCCTGATCGCGCGCCTGAAGCTCGCCGAGATCCCGCGCAACGGGAACCCGACGCGCATCCGCAACCGTTGCGAGCTGACCGGTCGGTCGCGCGCATATTATCGCAAGTTCCGCCTGTCGCGGATCATGCTTCGGGAACTGGCCAACAAGGGCCTGATCCCGGGCGTCACGAAGTCGAGCTGGTAAGGTCCAGATATGGCAATGACCGATCCCCTGGGTGACCTGCTCACCCGCATCCGCAACGGCCAGCAGGCGCGCAAGGATTCGATCCTGACGCCGGCGTCGAAGCTGCGCACGCGCGTCCTCGACGTGCTTCAGCGCGAAGGCTACATCCGCGGCTATTCGGAAGAAGAGCTTGCCGGCCAGCGTGGCCTGCGCATCGAGCTCAAATATTTCGAAGGCCAGCCGGCCATTCATCATCTGGCGCGCGTGTCGAAGCCCGGCCGCCGCGTCTATTCGGGTGCGCAGGAACTGCCGCGCATCCGCAACGGCCTTGGCACGGTCATCGTCTCGACGCCTCGCGGCGTGCTTTCCGATGCGGAAGCGCGTGAGCAGAACGTCGGCGGTGAAGTGCTGGCGGAGGTGTTCTAATGTCCCGTATCGGTAAAAGGCCGGTGCCGCTGCCTTCGGGCGTGAGCGCCACCACCGAAGGCCAGATCCTGTCGGTCAAGGGTCCTAAGGGCACGCTGCAGCTGCAGATGCGCGAGGAGATCAGCTATGACATCTCCGACGGCGGCATCAGTGTTCAGCCGGCCAACGAGACCAAGGCGGCGCGGGCCTTCTGGGGCATGCAGCGCACGTTGGTCCAAAACCTGGTCACCGGCGTCACGGACGGCTTCACCAAGGTGCTTGAAATCACCGGCGTCGGCTATCGCGCCGC encodes:
- the rpsC gene encoding 30S ribosomal protein S3, with the translated sequence MGQKSSPVGLRLQINRTWDSRWFAEGADYGRLLLEDLQIRRYIIKNLPQAAISKVVIERPAKLCRISIYAARPGVIIGKKGSDIEKLKATLSKMTSSEVSLNIVEIRKPEIDAKLVAQGVADQLERRIAFRRAMKRAVQSALRLGAEGIRITCAGRLGGAEIARTEWYREGRVPLHTLRGNVDYAEAQAHTAYGVCGVKVWVFKGEILGHDPLAQDRLMMEAQTSGVRPAREDRGNR
- the rplP gene encoding 50S ribosomal protein L16; the protein is MLQPKRTKFRKAFKGRIHGNAKGGTELNFGAFGLKAMEPERITARQIEAARRAITRHIRRQGRLWIRIFPDLPVSSKPAEVRMGSGKGAPEYWVARVKPGRILFELDGVPGPLAKTAFERAAEKLPIKVKVVARLGETLIEEE
- the rpmC gene encoding 50S ribosomal protein L29; translated protein: MAQIDDLKAASDDQLQQQLSELKREQFNLRFQAATNQLEKPSRVREVRRTIARIKTLQTQRSAAQTAKA
- the rplN gene encoding 50S ribosomal protein L14, producing the protein MIQMQSNLDVADNSGAKRVQCIKVLGGSKRRTATVGDIIVVSVKEAAPRGRVKKGDVHRAVIVRTAKDIHRPDGSTIRFDGNAAVLVNKNEEPIGTRIFGPVVRELRAKKHMKIISLAPEVL
- the rplX gene encoding 50S ribosomal protein L24, with the translated sequence MAAAKIRKGDTVVVLSGKDKGKTGEVVRSIPKDSKVVVAGVNVATRHRKASQTNPQGGLERKEAPLHVSKVAVADPKTGKATRVRFETRDGKKVRVAAKSGELING
- the rpsN gene encoding 30S ribosomal protein S14, translated to MAKLSSINKNERRKKLVQKHAAKYAKLKAIADDESKDETERLIARLKLAEIPRNGNPTRIRNRCELTGRSRAYYRKFRLSRIMLRELANKGLIPGVTKSSW
- the rpsH gene encoding 30S ribosomal protein S8; protein product: MAMTDPLGDLLTRIRNGQQARKDSILTPASKLRTRVLDVLQREGYIRGYSEEELAGQRGLRIELKYFEGQPAIHHLARVSKPGRRVYSGAQELPRIRNGLGTVIVSTPRGVLSDAEAREQNVGGEVLAEVF
- the rplF gene encoding 50S ribosomal protein L6; the protein is MSRIGKRPVPLPSGVSATTEGQILSVKGPKGTLQLQMREEISYDISDGGISVQPANETKAARAFWGMQRTLVQNLVTGVTDGFTKVLEITGVGYRAAAQGRNLRLQLGYSHDVNYAVPEGVEVKTPDANTVEISGIDKQKVGQVAAEIRRWRKPEPYKGKGIKYRGEFIYRKEGKKK